Within bacterium, the genomic segment CAAACTCGGAGAGTTCTCTCCGACGCGGACGTTCAAGAGCCACGGGGCGCGGGTGGAGAAGACGACCTCGGTGAAGCCCGCGGGTCCGAGTGCCCCGGCCGCGACCCCGGCCGCGGCGCCGCCGGCGTCGTGAGGGAGGATCCGCGATGGACGTGAAGGCCGTTGCCCGGTACGTGCGCATCTCGCCGCGGAAGGTCCGTCCGGTGATGGCACTGATCAAGGGCAAGGGGGTCGATGAGGCCCTCGCCGTGCTCCGGTTCTCGCCCAACCGGGCCTCCGAGGCGGTGGCGAAGGTCGTCAAGTCGGCGGCCGCCAACGCCGAGAACAACCTGGAGCTCGCGCGGGACACGTTGCGGGTCGCGCAGGCGTTCGTCGACAGCGGCCCGAGCATCAAGCGGATGCAGGCGCGGGCGCGGGGTCGCGCGGACGTGATCAAGAAGCGCAGCAGCCATATCACGATCGTCGTCCAGGGCGAATAGGGAGGCGCGCGGTGGGACAGAAGATCCACCCGATTGGACTGCGGCTCGGCATCATCAAGGATTGGGAGTCGAAGTGGTACGCGGAAAAGAACTTTCCCGACCTCATCCAGGAAGATCAGACGCTGCGCCGGCACATCAAGAAGAAGCTGGGCCGCGCGGGCATCTCGCGGATCGAGATCGAACGGACCGCCAACCGGGTGCGGATCACCATCCACTCGGCCCGGCCCGGGATCATCATCGGCCGTGGCGGGACGGGGATCGATGCGTTGAAGAAAGAGCTGGACGCGCTCACGGGAAAACAGATTCAGTTGAACGTCCAGGAAATCCGCCGCGCGGAACTCGAGGCCACCCTCGTCGCGCAGAACGTGGCCAGCCAGCTCGAACGCCGGGTGGCGTACCGGCGGGCGATGAAGCAGGCGGTGGCGAGGACGCTGCGGAGCGGGGCCAAGGGGATCCGCATTTCGTGCAGCGGCCGGCTCGCGGGCGCGGAGATCGCCCGGTACGAGTGGTACCGGGACGGCCGCGTGCCCCTGCAGACGCTCCGCGCCGATATCGATTTCGGGGTGGCCGAGGCCCTGACGACTTACGGACGGATCGGGGTCAAGGTGTGGATCTACCGCGGGGATGTCTTGCCGGAGCGCCGCCGTCCCGGCGAGCTGCGCGGCCGTCCGGGGGAGACGGTGGTGCTCCCCTCGCGCATGCCGCGGGTGACCGTGCAGAGGAGGGCTGAAGCCCATGTTGATGCCCAAGAGAGTGAAGTTTCGTAAGGCGCATCGGGGGCGGATGCGCGGCGAAGCCCAGCGGGGAGCGTCGGTGGCATTCGGGGAGTTCGGCCTCCAGGCCCTGGATCGAGGATGGGTGACGTCCCAGCAAATCGAGGCGTCCCGGCGCGCGGTGACCCGGTTTATCAAGCGCGGCGGCAAGCTGTGGATCCGCATCTTTCCGGACAAGCCGGTCACCAAGAAGCCGGCCGAGACACGGATGGGCAGCGGCAAGGGCAATCCGGAACTGTGGGTGGCCGTGGTCCGTCCGGGTCGCGTGATGTTCGAGCTGGCGGGGGTGACGGAGGAGATCGCCAAGGAAGCGCTGACGCTGGCCGGACACAAACTGCCGATCAAGACGCGATTCGTGCAGCGCATTGAGGGGCAACTATGAGCGTCGGGGATCTCCGCGAGCTGGGGGCGCCCGAACTCAACAAGCGGCTGGGGGAAGCGCGGCAGGAACTCTTCAATCTCCGCCTCCAGCGCGCGTCGGGGAAGCTGTTGAACCCGGCCCGCGTGGTGGCCGTACGGCGGACCGTCGCCCGCCTGCTGACGGTGTTGCGCGAGCGCAACGAGGAAGAAGGAGTGGCGAGATGACCGAGGGGGGACGTTCGGCCCGGAAGACCCAGGTGGGGACCGTCGTGAGCGACGCGATGCAGAAGACGGTCGTGGTCGAGGTCCAGCGCCGCGGCCGCCACCCGTTTTACAAGAAGATCATTCGGCATACCCGCCGGTTCAAGGCGCACGATGAGGCGGGCGACGCGCACGTCGGCGACAAGGTGCTCATCGCGGAGACCCGGCCGCTCAGCAAGGACAAACGGTGGCGGGTCGCCGAGGTGCTGGAGCGGGCGCGATGATCCAGAACTACACCCGGCTGCGGGTGGCCGACAATACGGGCGCTCGGGAGATCATGTGCATCCGGGTGCACGGCGGCTCCAGGCGCCGGTATGCGGGCATTGGGGATGTGATCGTGGCGACGGTCAAGCAGGCCATCCCCAACAGCGCCGTCAAGAAGGGCGAGGTGGTGCACGCGGTGGTGGTTCGGACGACCAAGCCGATGCGGCGGCCCGACGGGTCGTACATCCGGTTCGACGACAACGCCGCGGTGTTGATCACCGACCAAAACAACCCGCGGGGCACGCGCATCTTCGGGCCCGTGGCGAGAGAGCTGCGCGAGAAGCAGTTCATGAAGATCATCTCGCTCGCGCCGGAGGTCTTGTGATGCGGACGTCGATTCACGTCAGGCGCGGGGACACCGTCGAGGTGATCACGGGTAAGTACCGCGGCAAGCGGGGTAAGGTGCTCCGGGTGGTTCCCAAGCACGGCCGGATCATCGTGGAGGGGCTGATGGTGGCCAAGCGCCACATGAAGCCCACCGAGAAGATGCCCGCGGGCGGGATCGTGGAGAAAGAGATGCCGTTTGTGGCGGGCAAGGCGATGCTGGTGTGTCCGCGGTGCGGCCGGGCCGTCCGGTTCGGGCACCGCGTCCTGGACGACGGCACGAAGGTCCGGATCTGCCGGCACTGCGGCGAGATCATCGACAAGGCATAGGGGAGTGCCGATGGCACGGTTGCGCGAGCGGTACAAGAACGAGATCGTGGCGGACCTGAAAAAGCGCGTGGGGTACACCAACGTCATGCAGGTGCCGCGGGTGGAGAAGGTCGTCATCAACATGCGCGTCGCGGACGCCCTCCAGGACCAGCGGCATTTGGACAAGGCGGTCGAGGAGTTGACGCTGATCAGCGGCCAGCGGCCCGTGATCACCCGGGCCCGCCGGTCGATCGCCGCGTTCAAGCTGCGGGCAGGGAACCCGATCGGCTGCAAAGTGACGCTTCGCGGTGAGCGGATGTATGAGTTCCTGGACAAACTCTTCAGCATCAGCCTGCCCCGGATCAAGGACTTCAAGGGGCTCTCCACGCGCTCGTTCGACGGCCGCGGCGGGATGAACATCGGGGTGCGGGAGCAGTTGATGTTTCCGGAGATCGAGTACGACAAGGTGGACAAGATTCGAGGGATGGACATCACGATCGTGACGACGGCGCGGACGGACGAGGAAGCGCGCGAGCTGCTCCGGTCACTCGGGCTGCCGATCCGCGAGGGGGCGAGTTAACGGGATGCCCAAAAAGGCGCTGCTTCTGAAGTGGCGGAAACCGGCGAAGTTCAAGGTCCGCCGGTACAGCCGGTGCCGGAACTGCGGCCGGCCGCGGGCGGTGTTCCGGAAGTTCGGGTTGTGCCGGATTTGCCTCCGGACCCTGGCCCACCGCGGCGAGATCCCGGGTGTGGTGAAAGCGAGTTGGTGAGGTGAAGCAGTGGGTGTGATCACAGATCCCATCGCGGATATGCTGACGAGGATCCGGAACGCCCTGGTGGCGCGGCATCCTCAGGTCTCGATGCCCAGCTCGCGCATGAAGCTCGAGATCGCCAAGATCCTCAAGACCGAAGGGTTCATCGCCGATTATCACCTGGACAAGACGGCTCCCGACGTGATCCGGATCTCCCTCCGGTACGGCGAGCGCAAGGAGGGCATCATCACCGGCCTGAGGCGGGTCAGCCGCCCTGGGCTCCGGATCTACGCGCGCCGCGCCGAGCTGCCTCGAGTCCGCGGCGGGCTCGGCGTAGCGATCGTCTCGACCAGCCGGGGGATCATGACCGATCGTGAGGCCCGCAAGGCGGGAATCGGAGGCGAAGTGTTGTGCTTCGTCTGGTAATGGGAGGGCGGTTCGATGTCGCGAGTTGGTAGGCTGCCGATTGGGATCCCGGCGGGGGTCGAGGTGGCGGTCGACGGACAGGTCGTCCGGGTGAAGGGGCCCAAGGGGGCGCTCGAGCGGACCGTGCACGACGCGATCCGGGTGGCGGTGGAGGACAAGCGGATCATCGTCACGCGACAGAGCGACGATCGGTCGCATCGGGCGCTTCACGGGTTGACGCGCGCGCTCGTCGCCAACATGGTCAACGGGGTCACGAAGGGCTATCAGATCGAGCTGGAGATCCAAGGGGTCGGCTACCGGGCCCAGAAGCAGGGCCAGAACCTGGCCATTCAGGTCGGGTACTCCCACCCCGTCGAGATCACGCCGCCCAAGGGGGTAACGCTCGACGCGCCCCAGCCCACCCGCATCGTGGTGGGCGGGATCGACAAGGAGCAGGTCGGGCAGCTGGCGGCGACCATCCGCGCGATTCGCGAGCCCGATCCCTACAAGGGGAAAGGGATTCGGTATCTCGGCGAGCGGGTCCGGCGCAAGCCTGGGAAGGCCGGGAAGGCCACCGTTGGCGCGGCCAAGTCCTGAGAGGGTGGGCGATGATTAAGCACAAGGACCGAAACGAGTCTCGCCGGAGGCGGCATCTGAGAATCCGCCGATCCGTCCGGGGCAAGGCGGATCGGCCGCGGTTGTCGGTGTTCCGGAGCCTCGCCCACATCTACGCGCAGGTGATCGACGACCACCGGCAGGCCACGCTCGTCGCGGCGTCGTCGCTGGATCCCGAGATCCGCACGGAAGCGTCGAACGCGAAGAAGACCGAAGCCGGCCGTCTCGTGGGCCGTCTGATCGCCCGGCGGGCGAAGGAAAAAGGCGTCGGGCGCGTCGTGTTCGACCGAGGCGGGTATCTGTATCACGGCCGCGTCAAGGCGCTG encodes:
- the rplF gene encoding 50S ribosomal protein L6, whose translation is MSRVGRLPIGIPAGVEVAVDGQVVRVKGPKGALERTVHDAIRVAVEDKRIIVTRQSDDRSHRALHGLTRALVANMVNGVTKGYQIELEIQGVGYRAQKQGQNLAIQVGYSHPVEITPPKGVTLDAPQPTRIVVGGIDKEQVGQLAATIRAIREPDPYKGKGIRYLGERVRRKPGKAGKATVGAAKS
- the rplE gene encoding 50S ribosomal protein L5 encodes the protein MARLRERYKNEIVADLKKRVGYTNVMQVPRVEKVVINMRVADALQDQRHLDKAVEELTLISGQRPVITRARRSIAAFKLRAGNPIGCKVTLRGERMYEFLDKLFSISLPRIKDFKGLSTRSFDGRGGMNIGVREQLMFPEIEYDKVDKIRGMDITIVTTARTDEEARELLRSLGLPIREGAS
- the rpsQ gene encoding 30S ribosomal protein S17 → MTEGGRSARKTQVGTVVSDAMQKTVVVEVQRRGRHPFYKKIIRHTRRFKAHDEAGDAHVGDKVLIAETRPLSKDKRWRVAEVLERAR
- the rplP gene encoding 50S ribosomal protein L16, translated to MLMPKRVKFRKAHRGRMRGEAQRGASVAFGEFGLQALDRGWVTSQQIEASRRAVTRFIKRGGKLWIRIFPDKPVTKKPAETRMGSGKGNPELWVAVVRPGRVMFELAGVTEEIAKEALTLAGHKLPIKTRFVQRIEGQL
- the rplX gene encoding 50S ribosomal protein L24; the protein is MRTSIHVRRGDTVEVITGKYRGKRGKVLRVVPKHGRIIVEGLMVAKRHMKPTEKMPAGGIVEKEMPFVAGKAMLVCPRCGRAVRFGHRVLDDGTKVRICRHCGEIIDKA
- the rpsC gene encoding 30S ribosomal protein S3, with the translated sequence MGQKIHPIGLRLGIIKDWESKWYAEKNFPDLIQEDQTLRRHIKKKLGRAGISRIEIERTANRVRITIHSARPGIIIGRGGTGIDALKKELDALTGKQIQLNVQEIRRAELEATLVAQNVASQLERRVAYRRAMKQAVARTLRSGAKGIRISCSGRLAGAEIARYEWYRDGRVPLQTLRADIDFGVAEALTTYGRIGVKVWIYRGDVLPERRRPGELRGRPGETVVLPSRMPRVTVQRRAEAHVDAQESEVS
- the rplN gene encoding 50S ribosomal protein L14 codes for the protein MIQNYTRLRVADNTGAREIMCIRVHGGSRRRYAGIGDVIVATVKQAIPNSAVKKGEVVHAVVVRTTKPMRRPDGSYIRFDDNAAVLITDQNNPRGTRIFGPVARELREKQFMKIISLAPEVL
- the rplV gene encoding 50S ribosomal protein L22 translates to MDVKAVARYVRISPRKVRPVMALIKGKGVDEALAVLRFSPNRASEAVAKVVKSAAANAENNLELARDTLRVAQAFVDSGPSIKRMQARARGRADVIKKRSSHITIVVQGE
- the rpmC gene encoding 50S ribosomal protein L29, with product MSVGDLRELGAPELNKRLGEARQELFNLRLQRASGKLLNPARVVAVRRTVARLLTVLRERNEEEGVAR
- a CDS encoding type Z 30S ribosomal protein S14, which codes for MPKKALLLKWRKPAKFKVRRYSRCRNCGRPRAVFRKFGLCRICLRTLAHRGEIPGVVKASW
- the rpsH gene encoding 30S ribosomal protein S8; protein product: MITDPIADMLTRIRNALVARHPQVSMPSSRMKLEIAKILKTEGFIADYHLDKTAPDVIRISLRYGERKEGIITGLRRVSRPGLRIYARRAELPRVRGGLGVAIVSTSRGIMTDREARKAGIGGEVLCFVW
- the rplR gene encoding 50S ribosomal protein L18, with the protein product MIKHKDRNESRRRRHLRIRRSVRGKADRPRLSVFRSLAHIYAQVIDDHRQATLVAASSLDPEIRTEASNAKKTEAGRLVGRLIARRAKEKGVGRVVFDRGGYLYHGRVKALAEGAREGGLEF